DNA sequence from the Ignavibacteria bacterium genome:
AAATTTCAACTTATGTGTTAAAAGTTTTCCCAATTGCATAAGATCCCAATACCCTCACAGAACTGGATATCTCTTTCAGATGATTTAGAGCATTTACTACTTTTTTATCTTTAAGGCTTCCTTTAAGATCCACATAGAACAAATACTGAAAGGTTTTTGCCGGTTTTGGGCGCGATTCGATCTTGGTAAGGTCTATATCACGCAGTGCAAAAACGCTTAACGCCCTGAAAAGCGAGCCGGGTGTGCTGTTCAGGTCAAAAACAATTGACGTCTTTGAATCCTTCAGCGGTGCTTCCTGTGCTTTTGGCGAAATTACCACGAAACGGGTATAATTTTTCTTCTCATTCTGTATATTGCTGCTTATAACCTGCAGATTATACCTTTCAGCCGCATTTTTGCTCGCAATTGCCGCAGCAGGCTCGTCCATTGAAGAAACTATCTTTGCCGCTCCGGCTGTGTCATATTCAGGGATTACTTCCGTGTTTTTTAATTTTGTAAGAAATTTCGAGCACTGCCCCAAAGCCTGGGGATGCGAATAAATCCTCTTGATCTGCGGTATACTGTATTTGCTCTTTCCAAGCAGGTAATGGTGTATCTGCAGATTTAGTTCCCCAATTATAGTAAGAGTATAATTTACAAGGAGGTCATAGGTTTCATAAACGCTTCCGTAGAGGGAATTTTCAATTGGTACAACGCCAAAGTCCGCCTCCCCTTCTGAAACCTTCCTGAAAACAGAGTCAAAGGTAACCGAAGGTGAAAGCCGGAGATTCTTCCCTCCGAAATAATTCATTGAGGCCATTTCGCTATAGGCGCCCGGTTCTCCCTGATATGCAACAACTTTCATTTTATACCGCAACGAGATTTAATAGGGTTATAAGAAAATCGGCTTTTTTCTTCAATTCATCGAGTCCCGAGTTGTTTTCGAACGAAA
Encoded proteins:
- the pheA gene encoding prephenate dehydratase, with the protein product MKVVAYQGEPGAYSEMASMNYFGGKNLRLSPSVTFDSVFRKVSEGEADFGVVPIENSLYGSVYETYDLLVNYTLTIIGELNLQIHHYLLGKSKYSIPQIKRIYSHPQALGQCSKFLTKLKNTEVIPEYDTAGAAKIVSSMDEPAAAIASKNAAERYNLQVISSNIQNEKKNYTRFVVISPKAQEAPLKDSKTSIVFDLNSTPGSLFRALSVFALRDIDLTKIESRPKPAKTFQYLFYVDLKGSLKDKKVVNALNHLKEISSSVRVLGSYAIGKTFNT